The Pseudomonas alkylphenolica genomic sequence CCGATGCTTGTGGCCGATGCTCCGGGCACCCAGAAAGTCAGCAAACCATCGCGCCTGAAGCTGTTCAAATCGGCCTTCCTGACTGCAGCTACCAACCCCAAGGCGACGATGTTCTTCTCGGCACTGTTCCCACAGTTCATTGATCAGAGCGCTGCATTGCTGCCGCAGTTTCTGCTGCTCACGTCGATCTTCATGGGCTTGTCGCTGACGTCCCTGACGCTTTACGCAGGGCTGGCTTCCCGGGCCAAAGGCGTACTGACTCGGCCGCGGTTTTCGCTGTGGGTGAGCAGGGCGGTAGGCTCGACGTTCATCTTCTTCGGCGCCGCCATTCTTACCATGCGCAGGCAAGGTGCGTAGTCGGGTTATCAATGGGCAAAGCCTGAGAACACTGCTATTCCTATTGCTTGGAGCTTTCGGATAGCCGTTGATGCTGGTCGTCGAACAGTTACACAAGTCGTTCACCACCGCCCAGGGCACGCTGCCGGTGCTGCAGGGCGTCGACTTGCGTCTGGCGCGGGGCAGCAGCCTGGCGTTGATGGGCGAGTCGGGCAGCGGTAAAAGTACTTTGCTGCACCTGCTCGCAGGACTCGACCGCGCTGACAGCGGGCGCATCCTGATCGACGCCGAACCCCTCGACGCGCGTTCGGAGTCTGGCCTGGCGCGCTGGCGCCGGGAAGGCATCGGTCTGGTGTTCCAGCAGTACAACCTGATCAGCAGCCTGGATGTGGCAGCCAACCTGGCGTTTCAGGCCAGGCTGGCCGGGCGCTTCGATCAGCAATGGCTGGACTATCTCTGCGAGCGCCTGGGGCTGACGGCGGTGTTGCAGCGCTACCCGGAGCAACTGTCCGGCGGCCAGCAGCAGCGCGTCGCCATTGGCCGGGCGCTGGCGGGGCGACCTGCGTTGCTGCTGGCCGATGAGCCCACCGGCAGCCTCGACGAGGCCAGTAGCGATCAAGTGCTGAGTCTGCTGCTGCAACTGGTCTCCGAGGCCGGCAGCAGCGTGTTGATGGTGACCCACAGCCAGCGCCTGGCTGCGCGCCTGCAGCAACGTTGCTTCCTGCATGCCGGCCGGGTGCAGGTCGAGACGGCCTGATGAACGCCTTGCTGATGACCTTGCAGGCGCTGCTGAGCCATTGGTGGCGCCATCGTTTGCAGTGCTTCAGCCTGTTTACCGGATTGTGGCTGGCCACCGCACTGTGGACCGGCGTCCAGGCCTTGAACAGCCAGGCACGCAATGACTACGCCCGTGCCAGTGCGCTGTTGACGGGCCCTGTGCAAGCACAACTGGTGGCCCGCGATGCAGAGCGATTCGAGCAGGCGCTGTACCTGCAACTGCGCCAGCTGGGCTGGTCGGTATCCCCGGTAGTGGAAGGGCGCGTGCGCTTTGCCGGTGAGCGGCCGCTGACGGTGCGCCTGATCGGCATCGAACCGTTGAGCCTGCCAGCGGCAGCGAGCGTCGCCGGCACCCCAATGCAAGACTTCGACCTGCAGGCGTTCATCGGCACTCCGGGGCAAGCCTGGGTTGGCCCGGACACGTTGCAGCAATTGGGTATGCAAGCGGCGGATCAAGCGCTCAGCAGTGATGGGCAGATGTTGCCACCTTTCGTCCTCAAGCCGCAGTTGGCACCAGGCGTGATCATCGTCGACATCGGCCATGCCCAGACCCTGCTGCAAGTACCGGGGCAGCTATCGCGGTTGCTGCTGGCGAATGACAAGGTGCCATTGCCTGCAACTATTGCTGCCCGCCTCAAGCTGCAACAAGCCGGCGACGATGGCGGCTTGCAACGCCTGACCGAGAGCTTTCACCTCAATCTCACCGCGCTCGGCCTGCTGGCCTTTGTCGTCGGGCTGTTTATCGCTCACGCCGCCATTGGTCTGGCCCTCGAACAGCGTCGTGGCCTGATTCGCACCCTGCGTGCCTGCGGCATCAGCTTGAACTTGGTGTTGATCGGCCTGACGCTGGAGCTGGGTGTATTCGCGGTGCTCGGCGGTTTGGCCGGGGTCGCCAGCGGCTATGTGCTGGCCGCCTTGCTGTTGCCCGATTTCGCTGCCAGCTTGCGCGGTTTATATGGTGCCCAGGTCGCCGGGCAACTGAGTCTGCCGGCCTGGTGGTGGTTGGCCGGAGTGCTGGTGAGTGTGTGCGGCGCGCTGATCGCCGGGTTGAGCAGTGTTTTGCGCGCAGCCCGCCTGCCACTGCTGGTGCTGGCGCAACCTCAGGCCTGGCGGTTGGCCCAGGGCCCGTGGCTGCGACGTCAGGCCATTGCAGCAGGGCTGTTGCTACTGGTGGCGCTCGGCTGTTGGCACTACGGGGCCAGCCTGCCCAGTGCATTCATCTTGCTTGCGGCGCTGTTGTTGGCCGCAGCGCTGCTGTTGCCGATGTTGCTCGATGGCGCGTTAGCCTGGCTGGCACGCTTCTGTCGGCGGCCATTGGCGCAGTGGTTCATCGCCGACAGCCGCCAGCAATTGCCCGCATTGAGTCTGGCGCTGATGGCCTTGCTGCTGGCGCTGGCTGCCAGTGTCGGCGTGGGCAGCATGACCGAGGGCTTTCGCAAGACATTTACCGGCTGGCTCGATCAGCGCCTGGCAGCCGATCTCTATGTCACCCCCCGGGATAACGCGCAGGCTGCGCAGATCAGCGAATGGCTCGGCGAACAGCCGGGAATCAGCGCGGTGCTGCCCAGCTGGCGCCTTGAGCAACGCCTGCAGGAGTGGCCGGTACAAGTCCAGGGCATCATCGATCACCCCGGCTATCGCACACGCTGGCCGTTGCTGGAGCACAGCGCGCAGGCCTGGGAGCAACTGGCGAGCGGTCGCGCCGTCATGCTCAGTGAACAGTTGGCGCGGCGTTTGCGCGTGCAGTTGGGCGACAGTCTTCAACTGCCGGTGGAGCCTGCGCAAGCCATGACCGTGGTCGGCATCTACGCTGACTATGGCAATCCCAAAGGCCATCTGCTGGTCAACGCCGACTGGCTGCGCAGGCATCGGCCTGAGGCGAGCCTGAGCAATATCAGCCTGAACCTGGTTGCCGAGCGTGTCCCGGCGCTCAAGGCCGAGCTGCAACAACGCTTTGTCCTGGACGACAGTCGCGTGGTCGAGCAAGCCACCTTGAAGCGCTGGTCGACTGAGGTCTTCAGTCGCACCTTTGCCGCCACGTCCGCGCTCAACAGCCTGACCCTCGGTGTCGCTGGCATCGCGCTGTTCATCAGTCTGCTGAGCCTGAGTCAGAGCCGCCTCGGCCAACTGGCGCCGCTCTGGGCGCTGGGTGTACAGCGCGGGCAACTGGTGTGGCTGTCGCTCGGTCAAACCCTGATGTTGAGCTGCTTCACCGTGCTGCTGGCGATACCCCTGGGCTTGCTGCTCGCCTGGTGTCTGGTGGCGGTGGTCAACGTCCAGGCGTTTGGCTGGCGCTTGCCGCTGCATGTGTTTCCCGGGCAACTGCTGCAACTGGCCATGCTAGGACTGTTGACCAGTCTGCTGGCCAGCGCCTGGCCGCTATGGCAATTGGCACGGCGTCAGCCGGGCGAGTTATTGAGGCAGTTTGCCGATGAAGCCTGAAGCCTGGGGATTGATTGTCTTGTTGCTGCTGAGCGGTTGCGATCAGCCTGAACCAGCAGACAAAAGTTTTGCCGGCTTGGGTCAGGAGGCGGACGCCTTCAGGCAGGTGACGCGCAACCATGTGCTGGAGTTTCCTCGCGATCACGCTGCGCACAATGGCTTTCGCATCGAGTGGTGGTACGTCACCGCCAATCTCAAGGACGCTCAGGGGCGTGAGTGGGGGGCACAGTGGACCTTGTTCCGCTCGGCCCTGCGCACCGGCGCGGAAACTGCCGACTGGAGCAGCCCCAACCTGTGGATGGGCCATGCGGCGCTGACCGGCCCTGGCGGCCATCAGTCCAGCGAAACCCTGGCGCGCGGCGGCATCGGCCAGGCGGGGGTTGCAAGCCAGCCGTTCCGGGCCTGGATAAATGACTGGTCGCTGCAGGGCAGTGATGACATCGGGCAATTGCAGATGGTCGCCCGCGGCGCAGGCTTTGCTTACCGCTTGAACCTGCTGAGCACGGGGCCGCTGGTGTTGCATGGCGCACAGGGCTACAGCGAAAAATCCGGCAAGGGTCAGGCGTCTTACTACTACAGCCAGCCGTTCTACCAGGTCAGTGGCGAAGTCGAGCGCGAAGGCCAGCGCATCGCGGTCACCGGCAACGCCTGGCTTGATCGGGAATGGAGCAGCCAGCCGCTGGCGGCCGGACAATCGGGGTGGGACTGGTTTTCCCTGCACCTGGACAGCGGCGCGAAACTGATGCTGTTTCGCGTGCGTGAGGCTACGGGCACGCCCTATCGCGCCGGCACCTGGATCAGCGCACAAGGGCAGACCCAGGCGCTGCAAGGCGAACAGATCCAGCTTCAGGCCCTGGCTTGGTCAAAGCAGGATAACGACGTTCAGATGCCCACCCGATGGCGGGTACAGGTGCCGAGTCAGGGGGTCGATGTGCAGGTTGAGGCGCTGGAGCCGAAAGCCTGGATGCACACCAGCTTCCCTTATTGGGAAGGCCCGGTGCGTATCA encodes the following:
- a CDS encoding ABC transporter ATP-binding protein; its protein translation is MLVVEQLHKSFTTAQGTLPVLQGVDLRLARGSSLALMGESGSGKSTLLHLLAGLDRADSGRILIDAEPLDARSESGLARWRREGIGLVFQQYNLISSLDVAANLAFQARLAGRFDQQWLDYLCERLGLTAVLQRYPEQLSGGQQQRVAIGRALAGRPALLLADEPTGSLDEASSDQVLSLLLQLVSEAGSSVLMVTHSQRLAARLQQRCFLHAGRVQVETA
- a CDS encoding lipocalin-like domain-containing protein; translation: MKPEAWGLIVLLLLSGCDQPEPADKSFAGLGQEADAFRQVTRNHVLEFPRDHAAHNGFRIEWWYVTANLKDAQGREWGAQWTLFRSALRTGAETADWSSPNLWMGHAALTGPGGHQSSETLARGGIGQAGVASQPFRAWINDWSLQGSDDIGQLQMVARGAGFAYRLNLLSTGPLVLHGAQGYSEKSGKGQASYYYSQPFYQVSGEVEREGQRIAVTGNAWLDREWSSQPLAAGQSGWDWFSLHLDSGAKLMLFRVREATGTPYRAGTWISAQGQTQALQGEQIQLQALAWSKQDNDVQMPTRWRVQVPSQGVDVQVEALEPKAWMHTSFPYWEGPVRISGSVGGRGYLEMTGY
- a CDS encoding LysE family translocator, which produces MDAHSILAYVLVAAIAIASPGPATLMAINNSLAYGPRSALWSSLGNACGLFCLSAAAMLGLGALLASSEWMFNVVKIAGAGYLFYLGAKQLFRKTPMLVADAPGTQKVSKPSRLKLFKSAFLTAATNPKATMFFSALFPQFIDQSAALLPQFLLLTSIFMGLSLTSLTLYAGLASRAKGVLTRPRFSLWVSRAVGSTFIFFGAAILTMRRQGA
- a CDS encoding ABC transporter permease; this encodes MNALLMTLQALLSHWWRHRLQCFSLFTGLWLATALWTGVQALNSQARNDYARASALLTGPVQAQLVARDAERFEQALYLQLRQLGWSVSPVVEGRVRFAGERPLTVRLIGIEPLSLPAAASVAGTPMQDFDLQAFIGTPGQAWVGPDTLQQLGMQAADQALSSDGQMLPPFVLKPQLAPGVIIVDIGHAQTLLQVPGQLSRLLLANDKVPLPATIAARLKLQQAGDDGGLQRLTESFHLNLTALGLLAFVVGLFIAHAAIGLALEQRRGLIRTLRACGISLNLVLIGLTLELGVFAVLGGLAGVASGYVLAALLLPDFAASLRGLYGAQVAGQLSLPAWWWLAGVLVSVCGALIAGLSSVLRAARLPLLVLAQPQAWRLAQGPWLRRQAIAAGLLLLVALGCWHYGASLPSAFILLAALLLAAALLLPMLLDGALAWLARFCRRPLAQWFIADSRQQLPALSLALMALLLALAASVGVGSMTEGFRKTFTGWLDQRLAADLYVTPRDNAQAAQISEWLGEQPGISAVLPSWRLEQRLQEWPVQVQGIIDHPGYRTRWPLLEHSAQAWEQLASGRAVMLSEQLARRLRVQLGDSLQLPVEPAQAMTVVGIYADYGNPKGHLLVNADWLRRHRPEASLSNISLNLVAERVPALKAELQQRFVLDDSRVVEQATLKRWSTEVFSRTFAATSALNSLTLGVAGIALFISLLSLSQSRLGQLAPLWALGVQRGQLVWLSLGQTLMLSCFTVLLAIPLGLLLAWCLVAVVNVQAFGWRLPLHVFPGQLLQLAMLGLLTSLLASAWPLWQLARRQPGELLRQFADEA